The DNA window TATTCGCGGAGCGGCAACACCGATCCGTTATTTTTCCGTCCGATCAGGACCGCTGTCGCCGCTTACGAGAATTGGAATCATATACCGCTCACCCATGCGCGAGTGTCTCTCGCCCTCAGCCAGTTGCTCAAGCAGCCGCCGAGCGATTTCGACAATCACGTCTACGTGGATCGCGCGTTTCAAGAGCAGAACGCCGAGGACCCGACGGTCGCGGCGGGCACGAACGTCATGCGAATTCAGCATTTGATCCAGGCGGTAGAGCAGCGGGGTGCGCGTGTGCTGCTTTTCGAGCTGCCCTATTCGGATCGGCTGGAAGAATCCAGATCGGTAAAAATCACGCATGAGATCGTCCACAGCGCATTTCCTGATCCCGATCGGTGGCTGAAGATCGATTATCCGAGAGCGGAGCTGCGCTGGTCCGACGGTATTCATCTCGATGAGCGCTCAGCGGTGATCGTCACGCAATCGATCGACCGGGCTCTTTCGTCCTTGGCGGGATCAACGTGATGACGCCGCGTTGCGGCGCGTCCAGGCGCTAGCGGATTCAGGCGATTCAACTATCCTGGGCCGTCAGGCGCTTCGACATCGGATATGCGCCAGCCGTTCCGAACTTGCCGCCCGCAGGTCCGTCTTCGCAATATCCACGCGCCAGATAAAAGCGGCGCGCGGTTTCAGTGCTCTCGAGCGTGCAGTGCTCATTGCCGCGTTCCACCGCGCGGTGTTCAAGGGCGGTCAGCAGTGCCGAACTGACGCCGCGAAATCTTGCATCCGGCGACACAAAATTAAGCGTGATCCGGCCTGCGCTGGTGACGCAGCCCACTACCAGGATGCTGTCGCCGTCGACGGCGACGAGCAGCGAGTTATCCGGCTTGATCCATGATTTGAATATTTCGGGTGTCTTGTTGCTCAGCCACTTCTGCAGAATGGTGGCATCGTTGTTGTGGTCGGCGGTGCACAGCTCCGCTATCGACCGCCGCATGACCTGACAGGCGGCTGGCGCATCGTCCGGAACGGCGTCGCGGATTTTCATTGCGGTATCATTCACCAGACTTGATCTGCTGGCAACGCGTATCACCCGGCCGTTTCACGGCAGCACCCTTGATGCGCGAAATGAAAGATCCGCACGACCAGGAATCTGAGGTTTTAGGGAGTGTCGATGTACAGGATTCGCGAGGTTGATGGGCATGATGACGACATCGCGGATACGCTGGCTGATCTGCACCGGCTAACATTCTTCGACGGCGCGTCCATTCCGAATTTCGAGGAGGGGCATTGG is part of the Bradyrhizobium canariense genome and encodes:
- a CDS encoding GNAT family N-acetyltransferase is translated as MKIRDAVPDDAPAACQVMRRSIAELCTADHNNDATILQKWLSNKTPEIFKSWIKPDNSLLVAVDGDSILVVGCVTSAGRITLNFVSPDARFRGVSSALLTALEHRAVERGNEHCTLESTETARRFYLARGYCEDGPAGGKFGTAGAYPMSKRLTAQDS